Proteins co-encoded in one bacterium genomic window:
- the yidD gene encoding membrane protein insertion efficiency factor YidD — MLNRITIYCVDSLGLAFLLVICLTAQSVFGAASHPIGQEGARCGQSKATACCHLIRFYQKFISPIDATSCRMYPSCSAFASEAFMRHGFLRGMLLTSDRLMRDCLFADSNYTLVKRGGRWLLCDTVEENTWWWSRLRGKQDVRRAK; from the coding sequence ATGCTCAACCGGATAACAATCTACTGCGTTGATAGCCTCGGTTTGGCGTTCTTGCTTGTCATCTGCTTGACAGCCCAGAGCGTGTTCGGAGCCGCGAGCCACCCCATAGGGCAGGAAGGGGCCCGCTGTGGCCAATCGAAGGCTACGGCCTGCTGCCACCTCATAAGGTTCTACCAAAAGTTCATTTCACCCATTGATGCAACTTCGTGCCGCATGTATCCGTCATGCTCGGCGTTTGCGAGCGAGGCGTTCATGCGCCATGGCTTCCTTCGGGGCATGCTCTTGACCTCCGACCGGCTGATGCGTGATTGCCTCTTCGCGGACAGCAACTACACTCTGGTCAAGAGGGGCGGCCGGTGGTTGCTTTGCGATACGGTCGAGGAAAACACTTGGTGGTGGTCTAGACTTCGGGGAAAACAGGATGTCCGACGAGCAAAGTAA